A part of Marinomonas rhizomae genomic DNA contains:
- a CDS encoding AAA family ATPase, with translation MSNRGVLTFFCGKMGAGKSTKSKVLSVEKNAVLLSEDDWLAAHYPNQIHSFDDYLTYSVLIKPFVKAHVQNILQTGTNVVMDFPANTVSQRAWFKQLCSEIYSQHELVLLDLSDEQCLARIAKRRTEQPERAQFDNETVFHHVTQFFQAPSDDEGLNIIRN, from the coding sequence ATGAGTAATAGAGGAGTGCTGACATTTTTTTGTGGAAAAATGGGCGCAGGTAAATCGACTAAATCTAAAGTATTATCCGTTGAAAAAAACGCCGTGCTGTTATCGGAAGATGATTGGCTTGCTGCTCATTATCCCAATCAAATTCACTCTTTCGATGATTACTTAACTTATTCTGTGTTGATAAAACCTTTTGTAAAAGCACATGTGCAAAATATTCTGCAGACGGGAACCAATGTGGTGATGGATTTTCCTGCCAACACGGTAAGTCAGCGCGCGTGGTTCAAGCAATTATGTTCTGAGATTTACAGCCAGCATGAGCTTGTTCTTCTTGATTTAAGTGACGAGCAATGTCTTGCTCGAATTGCGAAGCGTCGCACTGAGCAGCCTGAACGAGCTCAGTTTGATAACGAAACAGTCTTTCATCATGTTACTCAGTTTTTTCAGGCTCCATCTGATGATGAAGGTCTGAACATTATTAGAAATTAG
- the lgt gene encoding prolipoprotein diacylglyceryl transferase: MISYPNIDPIAISIGPISVHWYGIMYLIGFAGAYLCGMYRAKRSNGLWTPEMVSDAIFYGALGVILGGRIGYILFYQFPAFVDNPLILVRIWEGGMSFHGGLLGVITAMFFFARRYNKHLVDVTDFLAPFVPIGLGAGRLGNFIGGELWGKPTDVPWAMIFPNDPLQLARHPSQLYQFALEGVALFCILWFFSQRTKPRYCVSGMFLLFYGIFRILVEFVREPDIQIGYLAFGWLTEGQLLSLPMVIIGAGLIVVGFKLKTFPQASTAK, translated from the coding sequence ATGATTTCATATCCAAACATTGATCCTATCGCCATTTCAATAGGGCCAATTTCCGTGCATTGGTACGGTATTATGTATTTAATCGGTTTTGCCGGAGCTTACCTGTGCGGCATGTATCGCGCCAAACGCTCTAATGGGCTTTGGACGCCAGAGATGGTCAGTGATGCGATATTTTATGGTGCACTTGGCGTCATTTTAGGTGGGCGGATTGGTTATATTTTGTTTTATCAGTTTCCTGCTTTTGTGGATAATCCACTTATTCTTGTGCGTATATGGGAAGGTGGTATGTCCTTCCATGGTGGATTGCTAGGTGTTATTACCGCTATGTTCTTCTTCGCTCGTCGCTATAACAAACACCTTGTGGATGTGACTGACTTTCTGGCACCGTTTGTACCAATCGGCTTAGGAGCAGGGCGTTTAGGTAACTTTATTGGCGGCGAATTATGGGGTAAGCCGACAGACGTTCCTTGGGCTATGATCTTCCCTAACGATCCTTTGCAACTTGCTCGCCATCCTTCACAGTTATATCAGTTTGCCCTAGAAGGCGTCGCTCTGTTTTGTATTTTGTGGTTCTTTTCGCAAAGAACAAAGCCACGTTATTGTGTTTCCGGCATGTTCCTACTTTTCTACGGTATTTTCCGAATCCTAGTAGAATTTGTTCGTGAGCCAGATATACAGATTGGTTACCTTGCTTTTGGTTGGCTGACAGAAGGGCAGCTCTTGTCTTTGCCTATGGTGATCATTGGGGCTGGCTTGATTGTTGTTGGATTCAAACTGAAAACCTTTCCGCAAGCCAGTACAGCAAAGTAA